The Microbacterium luteum nucleotide sequence TACTACGACGATCGGGTCACGGACACGTCGTCGCAGAAGATGGTCGGTCAGCACGGATCGCTGACGTCGGAGGAACGCACCGTCCCCCTCATCCGACTCGGAGCCTTCGCCCGATGAGGTCAGACCCTATGAGGGCGGGGTGCTGATGCTCTTGTAGGCCCAGGGCCTCGCGGTGCAGATTCGTGGATCATCCCGAGGAGTGGCCTTGGGATGCCGACATGCAGCGGAGGCCCTGGTGTTCAACGAGCGTACGGCTATTGGTTTGGATGTGCACGCGCGGAGCGTGCGAGCGGCGGCGATCGACACGTTGACCGGTGAGGTGATCGAGGCGCGGCTGCCCGCCGGGGCTGCGGATGTCCTCGCGTGGGTGATGCAGGTCTCGGCCCGGCTGGGTCCGGTGCACGCCGGATACGAGGCTGGGCCGACCGGTTTCGGGCTGGCTCGGAAGCTCGAGGCGGCAGGGATTGCGGTGACGGTCGCGGCGCCGTCGAAGATCATCCGACCGACCGGCGACCGGATCAAGACCGACGCCCGGGACGCAGTGTTGCTGGCCCGACTGCTGAAGATGGACGAGCTGGTCGCGGTGCGTGTCCCGACGCAGGCCGAGGAAGCGGCCAGGGACCTGGTCCGCGCCCGCGATGACGCGCGCACGGATTTGCTGGCCGCCCGACACCGGGTGGGCAAGTTGCTTCTTCGCCGCGGTCTTGTCTATGCCAAGGACCGAGCCTGGACCGGGGCTCACGACGCGTGGTTGCGGCAGATGCGGCGCGAGGGTCTCGATGGCGCCGGGCCCGGCACCCTTGCGGCGTTCGACGCCGGCTATGACGCCGTGAACAGTATCCTCGCCCGCCGGGACCGGCTGGACCGGGACATCGCCGCGATGGCGACGGACTCCCCGTTCACCGCTGTGACGAACAGACTGTGCTGCCTGCGCGGCATCTCCACGCTGACCGGGTTCGCTCTCGCGGCCGAGATCGGCGACTGGGACCGCTTCACCGGTCGCACCATCGCGTCGTATCTCGGCCTGGTGCCCTCCGAGCACTCCTCCGGTGGATCCCGGTCGCAGGGTGCCATCACGAAGACCGGGAACACGCACGCCCGCCGGCTGCTGATCGAATCCGCCTGGCACCACAAGCCCGTCTACCGACCCGGGAAGATCATGAAGGACCGGTGGGCGGCCGCACCCGCCGCGGCCGCGGCTCGCGGCGACGCCGGGAACCGGCGTCTGCACCACCGCTGGATTGTGCTCGACGCGCACAAGAAGAAGCACACCGTCGCGACCACCGCGATCGCCCGTGAGCTCGCGGGCTGGTGCTGGTCCCTGGCCGTCATGACCTGACAGCCCCAGACTCGTTCTCGACCACCGGCGCGGGGAACGCATGCAGCGTGAAGAGCGCACCAGCGGAACGACTGTGAGCAGCCGCACCGAGCGGCCACGCTCGACCTCAGACACGCTGGCTGCTCTCGCCGAAACAGGGTCCTGCGGTAACCAACCCGCGAATATCAGACTGACCACGCGTCACAGAACACGCCGCACACCCCGCCCCCACGCGCGAACGACGAAGCGCCGCCCGGCAGCCAGCCAGGCGGCGCTTCACCCTGCCCACTTGACAGAACGAACCACATATCAGTCGTCGGTGCGCGCGCCGAAGACGATCTCATCCCACGAGGGCATCGACGTGCGGCCTTTGCGCCGCCCCGCTCCTTCGGCGATGACGATCGTGCGATCGTCGATCTCGTCGTCGGATGCGACGGGCTCGTCCTCGGATGATTCATAGCCGGGCTCGAGGGCGTCGAAGAGTGCCACGGGAGCGTTCGGATCCGATCGGTCGTCTTCGGGTTCGGGCAGCGGCTCCCGCTGCCCCCGGCGTCGACGCAGCGCCTCGAGGAGATCGGCGGTCTCGGCCGAGGTTGTGACCTCCGGGTCGGTTGCGCGCTTGGTCGCGGCCTGACGCACGGCCTGCGCGGTGGCCGGGGTGCTCGACGCCGCCGGCGCGGAGGCTTCGGCTTCGGCGTCGGGCACCCGGCGCGGGCCGAACGCTCCGCTGTCGAAGCGTGACTCGTCCTTGCCGGCGTTGTCGAGCGCGCGGAGGCGCGGGATGAGCCCCTCGGGGAGCGAGCCCTGGCGGGAGAGCTGAACGGCATCGCCGTTCTGCGGCGACAGGGTGGACCGCCGCGGATCGAAGCCCCATCGCGCGTCGTGCTCGATCCCCGCGGAGGTGAACTCGAGCTTCACGACCCATCCGCTCTGCTCCTTCCAGCTCGTCCATCGCTCGCCGCCGGCACCCGCCTCGGCGAGCTTCGCCCGCACGGCGGTGCCGAAGCTCACGTGCGCATCGTGGTCGAGTTCGGAGCCCATCAGGACGGGGACGGCCAGAGCCTGTCCGACGATGTGCTCGCGCTCGGCGAGCACCGGACGCTCGAAGCGCTGCACATCTTCGACACGCAGCCCCAGCAGGTCTGCGACCTCCTTGGTCGACAGGCCGGCGCGGATGTGCGACTGGATCTCCCGCGGACTCGCCCGCTTCTCGGGGGCATCCGACTCGCGTCTGACGCGGCGGAGCTCGGCCCGCAGCACGTCGTCGAGGGCGAGCGCGAAGCGATCTCCGGCCTCGGTCGCGACGACGAGACGGTCGTCTTCGGTGCCGATCACTCTGAGCTGTTCCATGCCAATCGCCTCTCCGGTTCGGCGTACGTCGCCCATGCTGACACAGCGGTTCGCCGGCGCCGGGAATATCGCGGGCGCGCCGCGAGTTCGACCCCGAGCGCGCCGGCCGTGATCCGCATTTGCGAAATCCGGAGCGGTCGTGCAAACTAACGCCGCCCCGATGGGCACACAGCAATCTTCTGGGAAGTAGAGACCGTCACGAATGGCTACTGATTACGACGCTCCGCGCAAGTCCGAAGACGAGAGCGAGTCGATCGAAGCGCTCAAGGAGCGCGTGCCCGACAAGATGTCGGGATCGGTCGACGTCGAGGACTCCGACAACCCCTCGGGCTTCGAACTGCCGGGCGCCGACCTGTCCGATCTCGAGCTGGATGTGGTGGTCCTCCCGCCGCAGCAGGACGAGTTCACCTGCATGAGCTGCTTCCTCGTCAAGCACCGCTCGCAGGTCGATCACGAAGAGGCGATCGGCTTCATCTGCACGGAGTGCTCGTAGCCGAGGCCCGCCGCACCGCCGCGGCCAGGCGGTCGGGTGTCCGCGAGGAGAGGTACCACGCGGGAACCGGATCGTCGGGGTCATCGATCGGGATCACGACGACGCCGTCGATGCCTCCGCGCAGCAGATGCCACGCGCGCGGATGAAGACCGGGGCCACGGGCCTGGCGGGCATCCTCGCCGGTGAGTGCGACGGGGGCGCCGAGATGGCACGCGTCGATGTGCGCGCGGCCGGCGCGAAGGCGCCCGCCCGTCACCTCGATGCGGGGCGACAGGACGATCCAGACCGCGACGGATCCGAGTCCGACGACGGCGCCCGCCGCGAGCGCGAGCGTGGTGTCCACAGGGACGAACACGAGGGCTGCCATCGGCCCCGCGAGCGCGGCGGCGACCAGGCTCCACAGCGACGGGCTCAGACGCTCGCGATAGTTCACGGCGCCTTCCGCGCCGACGTCGACAGCTCTGTTCTGCATTACCCTCGTTGCGTGACCGAATCGGTGGATGTCCTCATTATGGCCCGTGAGGCCCCGCTCTACGCGCACCCCGGCGATGCCGGAGCCGATCTGGTGGCCGCCGAGGCGGTGCGCCTCGAGCCCGGTGAGCGCGCGCTGGTCGGCACCGGCGTCCGCATCGCACTTCCGGACGGTCACGTCGGATTCGTCGTTCCGCGCAGCGGCCTGGCGTCGAAGCACGGCATCACGGTGGTGAACGCGCCGGGCACGGTGGATGCCGGCTACCGGGGCGAGGTCAAGGTCGCGTTGCTGAACACCGACCCACGAGAGCCCTACACGATCCGGGAGGGCGACCGCATCGCGCAGCTGATCGTGATGCCGATCCCGCCGGTGCGGTTCGTGCCGGTGGACGAATTGCCCGACAGCACCCGGGGCGACGGCGGCTTCGGCTCGACGGGCTACCAGAAGGATGGAGCATCCTCATGACCGAATCCACTCCCGTCGACCGCGCGACCTCGGGACCCTTCGATGACAGCGAGGCCAATCCGGTCCGCCCGTACATCGACCTGGGCGGCATCAAGATCCTGCCGCGGGAGGGTCTGAACCTGCGCCTGGAGGTCGAGGAGCAGACCAAGCGCATCGTCGCCGTCGGGCTGGACTACGCCGAATCGACGCTCCAGGTGCAGCCCTTCGCCGCGCCGCGCTCGAGCGGCCTGTGGGACGAGACGCGGGAACAGATCCGTGAGCAGGTACGCACCCAGGGCGGTCGCGTCGAGGAGCGCGAAGGTCCGCTGGGTCACGAGCTGCTGGCCGAGGTGCCGGTTTCGGCGGCGGACGGGTCGACGGGCAAGCGACTCGCCCGATTCATCGGTGTCGACGGTCCGCGCTGGTTCCTGCGCGGCGTCATCGGGGGAGCCGGCGCCGCCGACGCGGGTGCGGCGGCGAAGGTCGAGGACCTGTTCCGGTCGATCGTGGTGGTGCGAGGGGGCTCTCCGATGCCGCCGCGCGACCTCATCCCCCTCAAGATGCCGGCCACGCCGGGTTCTGCGTGACCGGCGAGAGCACCGCCGCGCCCGACGAGTCCGAGCCGCAGGAGAAGACGGCGACCGGGTCGGCCGACGCGAAGGGACCTTCGGCACCGGACGCCATCGGGGCGGCCCTCGGGCAGGCTGCGCGGCGCGCGGGCATCGATCCCGCTGAGGAGGCGTCGACCGGTCACGTCGTCTGGCGGGCGATGGGCGGTGTGCGGGGCATCCTCGAATCGGTGCTCCCGGGGCTGGTGTTCATCGTGGTCTTCACCATCACGATCGATCCGGACTCCGGCGACGGCCATCTCTGGCTCTCCCTCGGCCTGTCGGTCGGTGTGGCGGCTGTCTTCACGGCGGCGCGCCTGCTCGCCCGGCAGCCGGTCACGGCCGCGGTGGGGGGTCTCGTCGCGGCCGTGGTCGCGGCGGCGTTCGCTCTGCTCACCGGAGATGCGAGCAACAACTTCGTTCCGGGGTTCGTGACCAATGCGGTCTACGGCTCGGCGCTGCTGATCTCGGCGCTGGCCGGGTGGTCGCTGATCGGACTCGCCGCGGGGTTCCTCCTCGGCGAAGGCACCGCGTGGCGCAAGGATCGACGCAAGCGGCGCGTCTATTTCTGGCTGGCGATCGCGTGGGCGGCGCTGTTCGCCGCGCGCCTGGCCGTGCAGCTGCCGCTCTACTTCGCCGGCGAGGTGACGGCGCTCGGAACGCTGAAGCTCGTCATGGGACTGCCGCTGTTCGCACCGATGCTCGCTGTCACCTGGTTGGCCGTGCGAGCGCTCCACCGTCAGCCGGTCCGGTGATAGTATTTATCTCGACATCGAGATAAATACGTGCCCCTGAGTAAGGTCCGCCTTGCTGGTCACGCACGCGCGTGAGGGGCGAAGATGGGGAAGCCGGTCCCATACCCGGGGCCCGCCGGCGACGAAGGAGACGGACGTGTCCACAGTTGACAGCTTCGGTGCCAAGAGCACCCTGACGGTCGGCAGCACCGACTACGAGATCTTCCGCATCGACACCGTTCCCGGGTACGAGAAGCTGCCGTTCAGCCTGAAGGTGCTTCTGGAGAACCTCCTGCGCACCGAGGACGGCGCCAACGTCACGAAGGCGCAGATCGAAGCGCTGGGCGGATGGGACCCTCAGGCGGAACCCGACACGGAGATCCAGTTCACTCCGGCGCGCGTGGTCATGCAGGACTTCACCGGTGTGCCGTGCATCGTGGACCTGGCCACCATGCGCGAGGCCGTGACGGCTCTGGGAGGGGATCCGAAGAAGATCAACCCGCTCTCGCCCGCCGAGATGGTGATCGACCACTCCGTCATCGCGGACCTCTTCGGCTCCGAGAACGCGCTGGAGCGCAACGTCGAGATCGAGTATCAGCGCAACGGCGAGCGCTACCAGTTCCTGCGCTGGGGCCAGACCGCCTTCGACGACTTCAAGGTCGTGCCGCCGGGGACCGGCATCGTGCACCAGGTGAACATCGAGCACCTGGCGAAGGTCATCTACGACCGCAGCGTCGACGGCGTGCTGCGGGCCTACCCCGACACGTGTGTCGGCACCGACTCCCACACCACGATGGTGAACGGCCTCGGCGTGCTCGGTTGGGGCGTCGGTGGCATCGAAGCCGAAGCCGCGATGCTCGGCCAGCCCGTGTCGATGCTCATTCCGCGCGTCGTCGGCTTCAAGCTCACCGGAGAGATCCCCGCGGGCGTCACCGCCACCGACGTCGTGCTCACGATCACCGACATGCTGCGCAAGCACGGCGTCGTCGGGAAGTTCGTGGAGTTCTACGGCGACGGTGTCGGATCGGTTCCCCTGGCCAACCGTGCGACGATCGGCAACATGAGCCCGGAGTTCGGCTCGACGGCGGCGATGTTCCCCGTCGACGATGTGACCCTGGACTACCTGCGGCTGACGGGTCGCGACGAACAGGCCGTCTCGCTGGTCGAGCAGTACGCGAAGCAGCAGTCGCTGTGGCACGATCCCTCGCGCGAACCCGCCTTCAGCGAGTACATGGAGCTCGACCTGTCGACCGTCGTCCCGTCCATCGCCGGCCCGAAGCGTCCGCAGGACCGCATCCTGCTGGCCGAGGCGAAGGAGCAGTTCGAGAAGGATCTCACCAACTACGCCGACGTCGACCACGATCTGGTCGACCTCACGATCTCCGAGTCCTTCCCCGCATCGGACCCGCCCGGACTGAGCCCGGAGGATTCCGAGAGCGAGCACGAGCACCACCACCGCTCGCACGCGCCCAAGGTCGCCTCCAAGCCCTCACCGGTGACCACCGCCGACGGCGCGTCCTTCACGCTCGACCACGGCTCCGTCGCGCTGGCGGCGATCACCTCGTGCACCAACACCTCGAACCCGTCGGTCATGATCGCCGCTGGGCTCCTCGCGAAGAAGGCGCTCGACAAGGGCCTGAAGAGCAAGCCGTGGGTCAAGACCACCCTCGGGCCCGGTTCGAAAGTCGTCACGGACTACTACGAGAAGTCCGGGTTGGACAAGGCCCTCGAAGGCCTCGGGTTCTACACGGTCGGCTACGGATGCACGATCTGCATCGGCAACTCGGGTCCGCTCATCGAAGAGGTCTCCACGGCGATCAACGACAACGATCTCGCGGTGACCGCGGTGCTCTCGGGCAACCGTAACTTCGAGGGTCGCATCAGCCCCGACGTGAAGATGAACTATCTCGCGTCGCCGCCGCTCGTGGTCGCCTATGCGCTGGCCGGATCCATGAACTTCGACTTCGAGAGCGATCCGCTGGGCACGGACAGCGACGGCAACGACGTCTTCTTGTCGGACATCTGGCCGGCGACGGACGAAGTGCAGGAGATCATCGACTCCTCGATCTCCCGTGAGCAGTTCATCAAGCAGTACGCGACGGTGTTCGAAGGCGACGAGCGCTGGAAGAGCCTGCCGACCCCCAGCGGCCCGACGTTCGAGTGGGCCGAGGACTCGACGTACGTCCGCAAGGCGCCGTACTTCGACGACATGACGATGGAGCTGACGCCGGTGCAGGACATCACCGGCGCGCGGGTCATGGCGACCCTGGGCGACTCCGTCACCACAGACCACATCAGTCCGGCGGGCAACATCAAGCCCGGCACCCCCGCGGCCGAGTACCTCACCGAACACGGCGTGGAGCGCAAGGACTTCAACTCGTACGGCTCGCGCCGGGGGAACCACGAGGTGATGATCCGTGGCACGTTCGCGAACATCCGCCTCAAGAACTCCCTCGTCGCGGCGGTCAACGACGGCCAGGTCGTCGAAGGCGGCTACACGCGGGACTTCACCCAGCCGGGTGGGCCGCAGTCGTACATCTACGACGCCAGCATGAACTATCAGGCGCAGGGCACGCCGCTCGTGGTGTTCGGCGGCAAGGAGTACGGGTCCGGTTCGTCGCGCGACTGGGCGGCCAAGGGCACCCGGCTGCTGGGCGTCAAGGCGGTCATCACGGAGAGCTTCGAGCGCATCCACCGCTCGAACCTCATCGGAATGGGTGTCGTGCCGCTGCAGTTCCCGGCCGGTGAGAGCTGGGAGTCCCTCGGTCTCGACGGCACCGAGATCATCTCGATCACCGGTCTCGAGAAGCTGAACGAAGGGGTGACGCCCAAGACCGTGCGTGTCACCGCCGAGCCGAGTGAGTTCTCGGCCGACGGGGCGAAGACGATCGAGTTCGATGCGACCGTGCGGATCGACACTCCCGGTGAGGCCGACTACTACCGCAACGGCGGCATCCTGCAGTACGTGCTGCGCTCGCTCGTCTGACCTGCGCAGGAGGTGAGGCCCCGGCTCGATCGAGCCGGGGCCTCACCCGTCTGCGCCTGTCGGCGGATAGACTGACGGCCAGGCGTCTCGAACCGATGAGCCGGAGCCATGGACGACGACGAAGAGGGCACGATGGCGATTCTCCCCTCGATCAGAGGACCACGAGATCTCGACCGACTCAGCGTCGCGCAGCTGCGGCAGCTGGCCGAGGAGGTTCGCGCCTTCCTCGTGGAGAACGTGTCACGCACGGGTGGACACCTGGGACCGAACCTCGGGGTCGTGGAACTCACCATCGCGCTTCATCGCGTCTTCGACTCGCCCCGGGATCCGTTCGTGTTCGACACCGGCCATCAGTCCTACGTCCACAAGATGCTCACCGGCAGGCAGGACTTCGCCGGCTTGAGATCACGTGGCGGCCTCGCGGGCTACCCGCAGCGTGCGGAGAGCGAGCACGACGTCGTGGAGTCCTCGCACGCGTCGAGCTCGCTGAGCTGGGCCGACGGGATCTCCCGCGCGCTGACCCGCACCGGCCGGGACGACCGGCACGTCGTCGCCATCGTCGGCGACGGATCGCTGACCGGAGGAATGACCTGGGAGGCGCTCAACAACATCTCCGACGACAACGACCGACGCCTCGTGATCGTCGTCAATGACAACGGCCGCTCGTACGCGCCCACGATCGGCGGCATGGCGCGCTATCTGAACAAGGTGCGCACGGCGGACGCGTACCGGTCGCTGCGGCACGGCTCCGCCAGTCTGTTCGGACGGCTCGGGCCGGCCGCGCGAGCCATGTATCGGGGTGTTCGCGGCGGCACGCACGGATTCCTCTCGCGATTCGTCAACAACGACGCGCTGTACTCGAACCTCGACATC carries:
- a CDS encoding IS110 family transposase gives rise to the protein MFNERTAIGLDVHARSVRAAAIDTLTGEVIEARLPAGAADVLAWVMQVSARLGPVHAGYEAGPTGFGLARKLEAAGIAVTVAAPSKIIRPTGDRIKTDARDAVLLARLLKMDELVAVRVPTQAEEAARDLVRARDDARTDLLAARHRVGKLLLRRGLVYAKDRAWTGAHDAWLRQMRREGLDGAGPGTLAAFDAGYDAVNSILARRDRLDRDIAAMATDSPFTAVTNRLCCLRGISTLTGFALAAEIGDWDRFTGRTIASYLGLVPSEHSSGGSRSQGAITKTGNTHARRLLIESAWHHKPVYRPGKIMKDRWAAAPAAAAARGDAGNRRLHHRWIVLDAHKKKHTVATTAIARELAGWCWSLAVMT
- the sepH gene encoding septation protein SepH; the protein is MEQLRVIGTEDDRLVVATEAGDRFALALDDVLRAELRRVRRESDAPEKRASPREIQSHIRAGLSTKEVADLLGLRVEDVQRFERPVLAEREHIVGQALAVPVLMGSELDHDAHVSFGTAVRAKLAEAGAGGERWTSWKEQSGWVVKLEFTSAGIEHDARWGFDPRRSTLSPQNGDAVQLSRQGSLPEGLIPRLRALDNAGKDESRFDSGAFGPRRVPDAEAEASAPAASSTPATAQAVRQAATKRATDPEVTTSAETADLLEALRRRRGQREPLPEPEDDRSDPNAPVALFDALEPGYESSEDEPVASDDEIDDRTIVIAEGAGRRKGRTSMPSWDEIVFGARTDD
- a CDS encoding DUF4193 domain-containing protein; this translates as MATDYDAPRKSEDESESIEALKERVPDKMSGSVDVEDSDNPSGFELPGADLSDLELDVVVLPPQQDEFTCMSCFLVKHRSQVDHEEAIGFICTECS
- a CDS encoding DUF3093 family protein, with the protein product MQNRAVDVGAEGAVNYRERLSPSLWSLVAAALAGPMAALVFVPVDTTLALAAGAVVGLGSVAVWIVLSPRIEVTGGRLRAGRAHIDACHLGAPVALTGEDARQARGPGLHPRAWHLLRGGIDGVVVIPIDDPDDPVPAWYLSSRTPDRLAAAVRRASATSTPCR
- the dut gene encoding dUTP diphosphatase, with product MTESVDVLIMAREAPLYAHPGDAGADLVAAEAVRLEPGERALVGTGVRIALPDGHVGFVVPRSGLASKHGITVVNAPGTVDAGYRGEVKVALLNTDPREPYTIREGDRIAQLIVMPIPPVRFVPVDELPDSTRGDGGFGSTGYQKDGASS
- a CDS encoding DUF3710 domain-containing protein; amino-acid sequence: MTESTPVDRATSGPFDDSEANPVRPYIDLGGIKILPREGLNLRLEVEEQTKRIVAVGLDYAESTLQVQPFAAPRSSGLWDETREQIREQVRTQGGRVEEREGPLGHELLAEVPVSAADGSTGKRLARFIGVDGPRWFLRGVIGGAGAADAGAAAKVEDLFRSIVVVRGGSPMPPRDLIPLKMPATPGSA
- a CDS encoding DUF3159 domain-containing protein codes for the protein MGAALGQAARRAGIDPAEEASTGHVVWRAMGGVRGILESVLPGLVFIVVFTITIDPDSGDGHLWLSLGLSVGVAAVFTAARLLARQPVTAAVGGLVAAVVAAAFALLTGDASNNFVPGFVTNAVYGSALLISALAGWSLIGLAAGFLLGEGTAWRKDRRKRRVYFWLAIAWAALFAARLAVQLPLYFAGEVTALGTLKLVMGLPLFAPMLAVTWLAVRALHRQPVR
- the acnA gene encoding aconitate hydratase AcnA, translated to MSTVDSFGAKSTLTVGSTDYEIFRIDTVPGYEKLPFSLKVLLENLLRTEDGANVTKAQIEALGGWDPQAEPDTEIQFTPARVVMQDFTGVPCIVDLATMREAVTALGGDPKKINPLSPAEMVIDHSVIADLFGSENALERNVEIEYQRNGERYQFLRWGQTAFDDFKVVPPGTGIVHQVNIEHLAKVIYDRSVDGVLRAYPDTCVGTDSHTTMVNGLGVLGWGVGGIEAEAAMLGQPVSMLIPRVVGFKLTGEIPAGVTATDVVLTITDMLRKHGVVGKFVEFYGDGVGSVPLANRATIGNMSPEFGSTAAMFPVDDVTLDYLRLTGRDEQAVSLVEQYAKQQSLWHDPSREPAFSEYMELDLSTVVPSIAGPKRPQDRILLAEAKEQFEKDLTNYADVDHDLVDLTISESFPASDPPGLSPEDSESEHEHHHRSHAPKVASKPSPVTTADGASFTLDHGSVALAAITSCTNTSNPSVMIAAGLLAKKALDKGLKSKPWVKTTLGPGSKVVTDYYEKSGLDKALEGLGFYTVGYGCTICIGNSGPLIEEVSTAINDNDLAVTAVLSGNRNFEGRISPDVKMNYLASPPLVVAYALAGSMNFDFESDPLGTDSDGNDVFLSDIWPATDEVQEIIDSSISREQFIKQYATVFEGDERWKSLPTPSGPTFEWAEDSTYVRKAPYFDDMTMELTPVQDITGARVMATLGDSVTTDHISPAGNIKPGTPAAEYLTEHGVERKDFNSYGSRRGNHEVMIRGTFANIRLKNSLVAAVNDGQVVEGGYTRDFTQPGGPQSYIYDASMNYQAQGTPLVVFGGKEYGSGSSRDWAAKGTRLLGVKAVITESFERIHRSNLIGMGVVPLQFPAGESWESLGLDGTEIISITGLEKLNEGVTPKTVRVTAEPSEFSADGAKTIEFDATVRIDTPGEADYYRNGGILQYVLRSLV